The Primulina eburnea isolate SZY01 chromosome 8, ASM2296580v1, whole genome shotgun sequence genome contains a region encoding:
- the LOC140839600 gene encoding LOW QUALITY PROTEIN: FIP1[V]-like protein (The sequence of the model RefSeq protein was modified relative to this genomic sequence to represent the inferred CDS: deleted 1 base in 1 codon), producing MEDDDEFGDLYTDVLRPLSASFQSQHQVTDSPAVGTSSAPLQSRGIDLNNNSDDVDIVYGPPDSKNLKSNLNSTVNLKLNASIQDDTTAELGTRPEIREFDLNLDSNQEFNRIECLAGNGGGKGLQFKARVLAKGDGVSLPEKSSGGFSFMEGDNDINIVVEEIDNKDDDLVEKDNGLTDSEEKLYNSADGEDNTINYAGKSTVTEIGMGQMIPGLADRLENQGTSNLEDEWESEESEDDLQIVLNDNHHGPIGMERMPGMHDEDDEDGDPLVIVADNGDAGLHHHHQQMMMEEQEWAGEEGVPGTDGEKKELGDASKASGAGPATSAALQPRIGYSNHMYHNQFHSQFKYVRPGAAPLPGAAPVAPGGIPSQVRPLVTMGPVAGRGRGDWRPTGTKGAVPMQKGFHPSHGTPAWGTTVAGRGYGSGLDFTLPSHKTIFEVDIDSFEEKPWKFPSIDVSDFFNFGLNEESWKDYCKQLEQLRLETTMQSKIRVYESGRSEQDYDPDLPPELAAAVGIQDIPSENANPGNTDTGPTDLTRECARERPPLPIGRPIPVETGSGDRLPSIDTRRLRLHDSDAIIEIVCQRSTDDDDMAEQQNNDQATTDLREGGEVDDLPQETVGPINGSLQAYNAQKREPVARRAQFKNSNSSNEIVSTDVMQFPSEVPAHDHSDGDIMVPHEGRSAEEKERATPKMTASDFNERGKEVSDDHAEESFDSRDGKQSPFFYSHAIGSDAEPGVEAREDMNDESVIDDKSFDEEADPMAVDDAFRDMPEDGNLMHSTKKKKLITVEGQLSQENNDGKDSKAMRSSESSKARSGSSRDHRKLRDSVEDEVIQEKRRPRSEDIRRAVGDYNNPRRKVPHEKDEPGRHHASVRGKEDFYSRRAGDPDSSLRWHVKSESSNWRKESDISEVSWHQRDEDLAGKRIRMEEASKREHGGETGSRSRGKARESERNEKDEHRQSRNHLDNGSWRGAYQDQDTGSRPRDRDDNLRGRIDKVDDSHSKRRKEETNISRGQEDISYNHRESSDRRKREREDISDQRKRDDRARLKDGDLNYVRQKEEESLQRERNERQRERDEWHRLRQSHGEILSKREREETRSIMRSGHGAEDKTWISHSRGKDDYKGSSRDYQLKDVGRHSDQLKRRDRAENESFSQHRGQENAYARGSHFSNDEKRTRSERPSTRDERASFASDTSTVHENRQKESSRKNKESESGDHRSLFPSKRTQGEHSGQISKTVNLRARAERETDKNEIHLHHQPSRKKGEEASSDDEQPDSRKGRSKFERWTSHKEREFNVASMSSSLNSKDLDTSDSGKASLAGKLPEEPSKKMDDKLHPLVDDKVTEAEVDESIKANAMEDKHLDTVEKLKKRSERFKLPMPSEKDVMTVKKLENEPLLHSSQTETPQDSEIKSERPARKRRWTGN from the exons ATGGAAGATGACGATGAGTTCGGAGATCTTTACACCGACGTGCTCCGGCCGCTTTCGGCGTCGTTTCAGTCACAGCACCAAGTTACCGATTCACCCGCAGTAGGAACCAGTTCGGCTCCGCTCCAGAGCCGCGGGATTGATCTGAATAATAACAGCGATGACGTGGATATTGTCTACGGCCCTCCTGATTCAAAGAATTTGAAATCGAACCTCAATTCCACTGTAAATTTGAAATTGAACGCCTCAATTCAGGATGACACCACAGCGGAGCTGGGGACCCGGCCTGAGATTAGAGAGtttgatttgaatttggattcaAATCAGGAATTTAATCGGATTGAATGTTTAGCGGGAAACGGAGGCGGTAAAGGCTTACAGTTTAAAGCTAGGGTTTTGGCGAAGGGCGATGGTGTTAGTTTACCGGAAAAGTCTTCTGGGGGATTTAGTTTCATGGAGGGGGATAATGATATTAATATCGTCGTGGAAGAGATAGACAATAAAGATGATGACTTAGTTGAAAAAGACAATGGTCTTACTGACTCAGAGGAAAAATTGTATAATTCTGCTGACGGAGAGGACAATACCATCAATTATGCAGGCAAAAGCACGGTTACGGAAATTGGTATGGGGCAAATGATTCCGGGACTCGCTGATAGATTGGAGAATCAAGGGACttcaaatctcgaggatgagtgGGAAAGTGAGGAGAGTGAAGATGATTTGCAGATAGTGTTGAATGATAATCATCATGGACCCATTGGGATGGAGAGGATGCCTGGAATGCATGATGAGGATGATGAGGATGGGGATCCATTAGTGATAGTTGCAGATAATGGTGATGCTGGTCTCCATCATCACCACCAGCAGATGATGATGGAAGAACAAGAGTGGGCTGGTGAAGAAGGGGTACCTGGAACAGATGGGGAGAAGAAGGAATTGGGTGATGCCTCTAAAGCAAGTGGAGCGGGACCTGCTACTTCGGCAGCATTGCAGCCAAGGATTGGATACAGCAATCACATGTATCATAATCAGTTCCATTCGCAGTTCAAG TATGTGAGACCTGGTGCAGCTCCATTGCCTGGAGCTGCTCCTGTAGCTCCTGGAGGAATTCCAAGTCAAGTTCGTCCACTGGTAACTATGGGCCCAGTTGCTGGACGTGGAAGAGGTGATTGGCGACCTACAGGAACAAAAGGTGCTGTTCCCATGCAAAAAGGGTTTCATCCTAGTCATGGAACACCAGCTTGGGGAACTACTGTAGCAGGGCGTGGTTATGGAAGTGGATTGGATTTCACTCTTCCATCGCACAA GACCATATTTGAAGTTGATATTGATAGCTTTGAAGAAAAGCCTTGGAAATTTCCGAGCATTGATGTATCTGACTTTTTCAATTTTGGTTTGAACGAGGAAAGTTGGAAAGATTATTGCAAACAACTG GAACAACTCCGACTGGAAACGACTATGCAAAGTAAAATTCGTGTCTATGAAAGTGGGAGGTCTGAACAG GATTATGATCCTGATCTTCCGCCAGAGCTTGCAGCAGCTGTTGGTATTCAAGATATTCCATCTGAAAACGCAAACCCTGGAAATACAGATACTGGTCCAACAGACTTGACAAGAGAATGTGCACGTGAACGGCCTCCTCTG CCTATTGGCAGACCAATACCTGTAGAAACTGGTTCTGGTGATCGTCTCCCATCCATTGATACTAGGCGTTTACGACTGCATGATTCAGATGCCATTATTGAG ATAGTCTGCCAACGTTCAACGGATGACGATGACATGGCTGAGCAGCAGAACAATGATCAGGCCACAACAGATCTAAGAGAGGGTGGTGAAGTTGATGATCTTCCGCAGGAAACTGTAGGGCCTATCAATGGCTCTTTGCAAGCATATAATGCCCAGAAGAGGGAACCTGTGGCAAGAAGAGCACAATTTAAGAATAGTAACAGTAGTAATGAGATTGTAAGCACGGATGTTATGCAATTTCCTTCAGAAGTACCTGCACATGACCATTCTGATGGGGATATTATGGTCCCTCATGAGGGGAG GTCTGCCGAAGAAAAGGAGCGTGCCACCCCCAAGATGACTGCTAGTGATTTTAATGAAAGAGGAAAGGAGGTTTCCGATGATCATGCTGAAGAATCATTTGATAGTCGGGATGGTAAACAAAGTCCTTTCTTTTATTCCCATGCCATTGGATCTGATGCAGAGCCAGGCGTGGAGGCAAGGGAAGACATGAACGATGAATCTGTAATTGATGATAAAAGCTTTGATGAGGAAGCAGATCCGATGGCTGTGGATGATGCGTTCAGGGATATGCCTGAAGATGGGAACTTGATGCATTCCACAAAGAAAAAGAAACTTATAACAGTCGAGGGACAACTATCTCAAGAAAATAATGATGGGAAAGACTCAAAAGCGATGAGGAGCAGTGAAAGCAGCAAAGCAAGGTCAGGGAGTAGTAGAGATCACAGGAAACTCCGTGATAGTGTTGAGGACGAAGTTATTCAGGAAAAGCGCCGCCCTCGCAGTGAAGATATTAGGAGAGCAGTAGGTGATTATAACAATCCACGTCGAAAAGTTCCCCATGAGAAAGATGAACCTGGTAGACACCATGCATCAGTGAGAGGGAAAGAAGATTTTTATTCACGTAGAGCTGGAGATCCTGATTCGTCACTTCGTTGGCATGTGAAAAGCGAGAGTTCAAACTGGAGAAAGGAGAGTGATATATCTGAAGTAAGCTGGCACCAGAGAGATGAGGATCTTGCTGGGAAAAGAATTAGAATGGAAGAGGCATCAAAGAGGGAACATGGTGGAGAAACTGGCTCCAGAAGTAGGGGTAAGGCTAGAGAGAGTGAGAGGAACGAAAAAGACGAGCATCGGCAGTCAAGAAATCATCTCGATAATGGTAGTTGGAGGGGGGCTTATCAGGATCAAGACACAGGTTCTAGACCAAGAGATAGGGATGATAATCTAAGAGGTCGTATTGATAAAGTGGATGATTCCCACAGCAAAAGAAGGAAAGAAGAAACTAATATAAGTCGGGGACAGGAAGATATATCCTATAATCATAGAGAAAGTAGCGACAGAAGGAAGCGAGAAAGAGAAGATATCTCTGATCAGCGGAAAAGAGATGACCGAGCCAGATTGAAGGATGGTGATCTGAATTATGTGAGGCAGAAAGAAGAGGAATCACTTCAAAGGGAGAGAAATGAGAGGCAGAGAGAGCGTGATGAATGGCACAGGCTAAGGCAATCGCATGGAGAAATTTTATCAAAGAGGGAAAGAGAAGAAACAAGATCCATAATGAGGAGTGGGCATGGTGCCGAAGACAAAACATGGATCAGTCATTCTAGGGGAAAAGATGATTACAAGGGTTCGAGTAGAGATTACCAGCTAAAGGATGTGGGCAGACACAGTGATCAACTTAAGAGAAGGGATCGAGCTGAAAATGAAAGTTTTTCACAGCATAGGGGCCAGGAAAATGCTTATGCGCGTGGGAGTCATTTCAGTAATGATGAAAAGAGAACAAGATCTGAAAGGCCAAGCACTCGTGATGAAAGAGCTTCCTTTGCATCTGATACGTCTACTGTGCATGAAAATAGACAGAAGGAGAGTAGTAGAAAGAACAAAGAATCTGAGAGTGGAGATCACAGGTCCTTGTTCCCTTCTAAAAGGACTCAGGGTGAGCACAGTGGACAGATAAGTAAAACG GTTAACTTGAGAGCCAGAGCCGAGCGAGAAACTGATAAGAATGAGATTCATCTACATCATCAGCCTTCCAGAAAGAAAGGAGAAGAGGCTTCGTCGGATGATGAGCAGCCTGACTCCAGGAAAGGGCGCTCTAAATTTGAACGTTGGACAAGTCACAAGGAGCGAGAATTCAATGTTGCCTCCATGTCATCTTCTTTGAATAGTAAAGATCTAGATACATCTGACAGTGGCAAAGCTTCCTTGGCTGGCAAACTTCCCGAAGAACCTTCAAAAAAGATGGACGATAAGCTACACCCTTTGGTTGATGATAAAGTGACTGAAGCAGAAGTGGATGAATCCATAAAAGCAAATGCTATGGAGGACAAACACTTGGACACTGTCGAAAAGTTGAAGAAGCGAAGTGAGCGTTTTAAGCTTCCTATGCCAAGTGAAAAAGATGTGATGACTGTT AAAAAACTCGAGAACGAGCCTTTACTACATTCATCCCAAACTGAAACCCCCCAAGATTCAGAGATAAAATCAGAGCGTCCAGCACGAAAAAGGAGGTGGACTGGTAATTAA